The following are from one region of the Pirellulales bacterium genome:
- a CDS encoding cofactor-independent phosphoglycerate mutase, whose protein sequence is MKYAIVIPDGCADEPQESLGGRTPLEAAHVPHMDAIAAAGVVGRASHVPASLPPGSDVANLSLFGYDPLAYFTGRAPLEAAAQGIELGADDWAIRCNLVTVEDQTMRDFTAGHISTEEATSLLATAQEKLGGDRLKFFPGVSYRNLLVYRGAGKPAPFGNDTRATPPHDLTDKSVLDDYPRGPGSDVLNQLMHDSVALFADHPVNVARRKAGKLPATNIWLWGQGRMPALTPFQEAYGHSGAMITAVDLLRGLAALVGWKRIEVPGATGYLDTDYAAKGRYAIDAIPTTDIICVHVEATDEASHEGRAEEKIKALEEIDRHIVGPLHAALKKHGDYRILVTPDHPTPIRTKTHSHGAVPWTIAGTNVNPDGLATYSETTAAKSSLSFDPGWKLMRYFLEGTNS, encoded by the coding sequence ATGAAATACGCGATCGTCATACCGGATGGCTGTGCCGACGAGCCGCAGGAATCGCTCGGCGGCCGCACGCCACTCGAAGCGGCCCACGTGCCACACATGGATGCGATCGCCGCCGCGGGGGTCGTGGGCCGCGCGAGCCATGTGCCGGCTTCGCTGCCACCGGGATCGGACGTGGCCAACCTGAGCTTGTTCGGTTACGACCCGCTCGCGTATTTCACCGGCCGCGCGCCGTTGGAAGCGGCGGCGCAGGGCATCGAGCTGGGGGCGGACGACTGGGCCATCCGCTGTAACCTGGTCACGGTCGAAGACCAGACGATGCGCGACTTCACGGCCGGCCATATCTCGACCGAAGAAGCGACGTCGCTCTTGGCGACCGCGCAGGAAAAGCTCGGCGGCGATCGTCTGAAGTTCTTTCCCGGCGTCAGCTATCGAAATTTGCTCGTCTATCGCGGCGCGGGAAAACCGGCCCCATTCGGCAACGACACGCGGGCGACCCCGCCGCATGATCTCACGGATAAGAGCGTGCTGGATGATTACCCGCGCGGTCCCGGCAGCGACGTGCTGAATCAACTCATGCACGACAGCGTGGCGCTCTTTGCCGACCATCCGGTGAATGTCGCGCGGCGCAAGGCGGGCAAGCTGCCGGCCACGAATATCTGGCTGTGGGGCCAGGGACGCATGCCGGCGCTAACGCCGTTTCAGGAAGCGTACGGTCACAGCGGCGCCATGATCACGGCCGTGGACCTGCTGCGCGGACTGGCGGCGCTGGTCGGCTGGAAGCGGATCGAAGTACCCGGCGCCACCGGCTATCTCGACACCGACTACGCGGCCAAGGGACGCTACGCCATCGACGCGATTCCCACGACCGACATTATCTGCGTACACGTCGAGGCCACGGACGAAGCCTCGCACGAAGGGCGCGCCGAAGAGAAAATCAAGGCCCTGGAAGAGATCGACCGGCACATCGTCGGGCCGCTGCACGCGGCGCTTAAGAAGCACGGCGATTACCGGATCCTCGTGACGCCCGACCATCCCACGCCAATCCGCACCAAGACGCACAGCCACGGCGCCGTGCCGTGGACCATCGCCGGAACGAATGTGAATCCTGACGGGCTAGCCACGTATAGCGAGACGACCGCGGCAAAGTCGAGCCTATCGTTCGATCCCGGCTGGAAGTTGATGCGCTACTTCCTGGAGGGGACGAACTCGTAG
- a CDS encoding homoserine dehydrogenase translates to MEKTKVAIVGLGTVGSGVAKLLLDYGDRTGRHAGRVLWLEQVVVRDVTKPRDCDLPAGLISADLKRITSDPEIVAVAHLLGGLEPARSIMLALLESGKDVVTANKALLAEHGPELFDRARELGRSIAFEASVAGGIPIIAAISQCLSANQILSLNAILNGTSNFVLTQMEEQGISYAEALAAAQRRGYAEADPTMDVDGTDTAQKLAILAHLAFGARVHWRDIPRSGIDTLDIADMMYAKELGYRIKLLAVAELVNGDLELHVSPTLVRCGTPLAEVRSAYNAISVVGDAVGRVFFHGLGAGQMPTASAVVADLIDTVVGRTAITFRTLELWSQREALVTPREHDRTGGRFYMRFQVADRPGVMSEITGVLGRQGISIASVIQHEATEAERDVVPLVIMTHHASEGATRVAKEEIDRLPAVRPGSVRMRVRD, encoded by the coding sequence ATGGAGAAAACCAAAGTCGCCATTGTCGGATTAGGGACCGTCGGCTCCGGGGTCGCGAAGCTGCTTCTGGACTACGGCGACCGCACGGGCCGGCATGCCGGGCGGGTCTTGTGGCTCGAGCAAGTCGTGGTGCGCGACGTCACCAAGCCGCGCGATTGCGACCTTCCGGCCGGCCTCATCTCGGCCGATTTGAAGCGGATCACGAGCGACCCCGAGATCGTGGCCGTGGCCCATCTGCTGGGCGGGCTCGAGCCGGCGCGTTCGATCATGCTGGCTCTGCTCGAAAGCGGCAAGGACGTGGTGACCGCCAACAAGGCGCTTTTGGCCGAGCATGGGCCCGAACTGTTCGATCGGGCCCGCGAGCTGGGACGTTCGATCGCCTTCGAGGCCTCGGTGGCCGGCGGCATTCCGATCATCGCCGCCATCAGCCAATGCCTGTCGGCGAATCAGATTCTTTCACTGAACGCCATCCTGAACGGCACCAGCAACTTCGTGCTGACGCAGATGGAGGAGCAAGGCATTTCGTACGCCGAGGCGTTGGCCGCGGCCCAGCGGCGCGGCTATGCCGAGGCCGATCCGACAATGGACGTCGACGGGACCGACACGGCGCAGAAGCTCGCCATCCTCGCCCACCTGGCCTTTGGCGCGCGGGTCCACTGGCGCGACATCCCACGCTCGGGCATCGACACGCTCGACATCGCCGACATGATGTATGCCAAGGAGCTCGGCTATCGGATCAAGCTGTTGGCCGTGGCCGAGCTTGTGAACGGCGATCTGGAACTGCACGTCTCGCCGACCTTGGTGCGCTGCGGTACGCCGCTGGCCGAGGTGCGCAGCGCCTACAACGCAATTTCGGTCGTGGGCGACGCCGTGGGCCGGGTGTTCTTCCACGGTTTGGGCGCGGGGCAAATGCCCACGGCCTCGGCCGTGGTCGCGGATTTGATCGACACGGTCGTCGGCCGCACGGCCATCACCTTCCGCACGCTGGAACTGTGGTCGCAGCGCGAGGCGCTGGTCACCCCGCGCGAGCACGATCGCACCGGCGGCCGCTTCTATATGCGCTTTCAGGTCGCCGATCGGCCGGGCGTGATGTCCGAAATCACCGGCGTGCTGGGGCGGCAGGGGATTTCGATCGCCTCGGTCATTCAGCACGAAGCGACCGAAGCGGAGCGCGACGTCGTGCCGCTGGTGATCATGACCCACCACGCCAGCGAAGGGGCGACGCGCGTGGCCAAGGAAGAAATCGATCGCCTGCCGGCCGTCCGACCGGGCAGCGTCAGAATGCGAGTGCGGGATTAG
- a CDS encoding NAD(P)/FAD-dependent oxidoreductase: MHWDVVVVGAGAAGLVAAERAASRGRRTLLLEKNRKPGVKILISGGTRCNLTHATDARGIVTAYGPPGRFLHSALAALSPADLVALVEAEGVATKIEPDTGKIFPASDRALDVLGAFLARLRRTDCELALGEALSDVQHTVDGFDLATSKRTLLTKKLVITTGGQSYPGCGTTGDGYRFATHLGHGLVPPRPALVPVTISTPWVQELTGVTIPDTGLRVIDPEIENAKARVLDSRRGSLLFTHFGLSGPVALDISRVVTAHARPQLLRMECDFLPNVSAVALEEELRAAAAASGKKQLLSLVPELLPRRLAESLLRAAGLAAEKKAGEMSKTERATLVRALKQTVIAINGTRGFLKAEVTAGGIPLAEVDSRTLESKIVPGLHLAGEVLDLDGPIGGYNFQAAFSTGWLAGLSV, translated from the coding sequence ATGCATTGGGATGTGGTTGTCGTCGGGGCGGGAGCCGCCGGATTGGTGGCGGCGGAACGCGCCGCCTCGCGCGGACGGCGCACGTTGCTTCTGGAAAAGAACCGCAAGCCGGGCGTGAAGATCCTCATCTCCGGCGGCACGCGCTGCAATCTCACCCATGCGACCGACGCCCGCGGCATCGTCACGGCCTACGGGCCGCCGGGCCGGTTTCTGCATTCGGCGCTCGCGGCTCTCTCGCCCGCCGATCTGGTGGCACTGGTCGAGGCCGAAGGCGTGGCCACGAAGATCGAGCCCGATACCGGCAAAATTTTTCCCGCGAGCGATCGGGCCCTCGACGTGCTGGGTGCGTTCCTGGCCCGATTGCGGCGCACCGATTGCGAACTGGCGCTCGGCGAAGCGCTCTCCGACGTTCAGCACACCGTCGACGGCTTTGACCTCGCGACTTCAAAACGCACGCTCCTCACCAAGAAACTCGTGATCACCACGGGCGGCCAGTCGTACCCGGGGTGCGGCACGACGGGCGATGGCTACCGCTTTGCCACGCACTTGGGGCATGGGCTCGTTCCGCCGCGCCCGGCCCTGGTGCCCGTCACGATTTCGACTCCCTGGGTGCAAGAGCTGACCGGCGTCACGATCCCCGATACCGGCTTGCGCGTGATTGATCCCGAGATCGAGAATGCCAAGGCCCGCGTCCTCGACAGTCGCCGCGGGTCGCTCCTGTTCACGCACTTTGGGCTTTCCGGCCCCGTAGCGCTCGATATCAGCCGCGTGGTCACGGCGCACGCGCGGCCGCAGTTGCTGCGCATGGAATGCGATTTTCTGCCGAATGTCTCGGCCGTCGCGCTCGAAGAAGAGCTTCGCGCCGCGGCCGCCGCGTCGGGCAAAAAGCAACTCTTGTCGCTCGTGCCAGAACTCTTACCGCGCCGGCTGGCCGAAAGCCTGCTGCGCGCGGCCGGCCTGGCGGCTGAGAAAAAGGCGGGCGAGATGAGCAAGACCGAACGTGCGACGCTCGTCCGCGCGCTCAAGCAGACCGTGATCGCGATCAACGGCACGCGCGGCTTCTTGAAAGCCGAAGTCACCGCCGGCGGCATCCCGCTGGCGGAAGTCGATTCGCGCACGCTCGAAAGCAAGATCGTGCCCGGCTTGCACCTGGCCGGCGAAGTCCTCGACCTCGACGGCCCGATCGGCGGCTACAACTTCCAAGCCGCCTTCAGCACCGGCTGGCTGGCGGGGTTGAGTGTATAA
- a CDS encoding tetratricopeptide repeat protein: MRRWRGLGPCALVVGAIVIVYGQVVSFDFAPIDDSHLVTSNPLYQPVSLEHLWQPWAEPVLHLYMPVTYTFYALEAAISQQQSRDGQYTFHPAVFHAGNLLLHCLNACLVLLIARWLTEHGVAALLAALFFALHPLQAEAVAWISETKGILCNFFCLTGLAILIYRQRFLQARPPAAWVAYAAMNVAFLFGLLAKPAAIAVIPIAWLIAVGFLQRSAVRSALELAPSATVAVLISVVAKRAQGDELLWFIPPANMRPLIAGDTIAFYLVKLVCPLGLTVDYARTPEAVLQTRWIWLAWIVPVFLAGALALLPHRRLWLTALAIFIVGVAPVSGLVSFVFQAFSTVSDRYVYLSMLGPSLAIAWFFTLYAQPRWIAACGVLLAGLALLSAQQTSTWKSATSLFAQAAATQHAGYLTESSQGNWFADAGNTEEAVEHLSRAAEIQPKSFSVRHKLGAVFLNAGHPSEAIPYFQEVVRLKPDYAEGHNDLGVALGKANRPQEATAAFQEAIRLKPNDIDFHTHLMIACAQAKRREEAIRAAEGAIELARAQKQPQMAAKVEAWLRNYRASPP, translated from the coding sequence GTGAGAAGGTGGCGCGGGCTTGGTCCTTGCGCCCTCGTGGTCGGAGCGATCGTGATTGTCTATGGGCAGGTCGTGTCGTTCGACTTCGCGCCGATCGACGACAGCCATCTCGTCACCTCGAATCCGCTTTATCAGCCGGTTTCGCTCGAACACTTGTGGCAGCCGTGGGCCGAACCCGTACTACACTTGTACATGCCCGTGACGTACACGTTTTATGCGCTCGAGGCCGCGATTTCCCAACAGCAGAGCAGGGACGGGCAGTACACGTTCCATCCCGCGGTGTTTCATGCCGGCAATCTATTGCTGCACTGCCTGAACGCATGCCTGGTGCTGCTGATAGCCCGCTGGCTTACCGAGCATGGTGTCGCGGCGCTATTGGCGGCGCTGTTCTTTGCGCTTCATCCGCTGCAGGCTGAAGCCGTCGCCTGGATCTCGGAGACGAAGGGCATCCTGTGCAATTTCTTCTGCCTGACGGGACTCGCAATACTGATCTACCGCCAGCGATTTCTGCAAGCGAGGCCGCCGGCTGCCTGGGTGGCGTATGCCGCCATGAACGTGGCATTTCTCTTCGGGCTGCTGGCCAAGCCCGCGGCCATCGCGGTGATACCGATCGCGTGGCTGATTGCCGTGGGATTCTTGCAACGATCCGCAGTGAGGTCGGCTCTCGAACTTGCGCCTAGCGCCACCGTGGCAGTGCTGATTTCTGTCGTCGCCAAGCGCGCGCAAGGTGATGAGCTGCTGTGGTTTATTCCGCCTGCGAACATGCGCCCCTTGATCGCCGGCGACACGATCGCGTTCTATCTCGTCAAACTGGTGTGTCCGCTGGGACTGACCGTCGACTATGCGCGAACGCCCGAGGCTGTCTTGCAGACCCGGTGGATCTGGTTGGCGTGGATCGTCCCGGTGTTTCTGGCCGGCGCGCTCGCGCTACTGCCGCACCGCCGGTTGTGGTTGACGGCGCTCGCGATATTCATCGTGGGAGTCGCTCCGGTCAGTGGCCTGGTGTCGTTCGTGTTCCAAGCGTTTTCGACGGTGAGCGATCGCTATGTTTATCTTTCGATGCTGGGCCCCAGCCTGGCGATCGCCTGGTTTTTTACGCTATACGCTCAGCCACGATGGATCGCGGCCTGCGGCGTGCTGCTGGCCGGGCTGGCCCTCTTGAGCGCGCAACAAACGAGCACTTGGAAAAGCGCCACGTCGTTGTTTGCCCAAGCGGCTGCCACCCAACACGCCGGGTATTTGACCGAGAGCAGCCAGGGCAATTGGTTTGCGGACGCCGGCAATACGGAAGAAGCCGTCGAACACCTCTCGCGAGCCGCGGAGATACAACCGAAATCGTTCAGCGTTCGGCATAAGCTCGGCGCCGTTTTTCTAAACGCCGGGCATCCGAGCGAGGCAATCCCATACTTTCAGGAAGTCGTGCGATTGAAGCCTGATTACGCCGAAGGGCACAACGACCTGGGCGTGGCCTTGGGGAAGGCAAATCGGCCGCAAGAAGCCACTGCGGCATTCCAGGAAGCCATTCGGCTTAAGCCCAACGACATCGATTTCCATACTCATCTGATGATCGCCTGCGCCCAGGCCAAGCGGCGCGAAGAGGCCATCCGCGCGGCCGAAGGAGCCATCGAACTGGCGCGCGCGCAGAAGCAACCGCAAATGGCCGCGAAGGTCGAGGCCTGGCTACGCAATTATCGCGCTAGCCCACCGTGA
- a CDS encoding archaemetzincin — MIMDSTSSASGRRWYQLRFGNRFWTLAGAVLLLAAGAYGAVRWHVESSLAADAPEHRSNAAQVSTAERERLSEGARRILPLQVAKRIPDKNDWLARHGTKGQTFDEYLATNPNRPNEIRTTLYVANVGQMTAAQQRVVDKTRELLGIFFGVQALSLSDIPLDTVPADYRRVRSESRSDDQILTNYILEDILAPRRPKNAVAVLGLTAVDLYPGDEWNYVFGQASFDARVGIHSFHRYGDPDAGPAEFQVCLLRTLKVALHESGHMFGLEHCRVYECGMNGSNHTEELDGNALGFCVDCEQKLWWACHLPIFERYQKLREFAERNDLVEAERIWRAHVRACEH; from the coding sequence ATGATCATGGACAGCACATCAAGTGCATCAGGACGCCGGTGGTACCAGCTGCGCTTCGGTAATCGCTTCTGGACTCTGGCGGGCGCCGTTTTACTCTTGGCCGCGGGCGCCTATGGCGCCGTTCGCTGGCATGTCGAAAGCTCTTTGGCAGCTGACGCCCCGGAACACCGCTCGAACGCGGCGCAGGTCTCCACCGCCGAGCGCGAACGCCTTTCGGAAGGAGCGCGACGGATTCTGCCGTTACAGGTCGCAAAGCGAATTCCGGACAAAAATGACTGGCTCGCGCGCCACGGTACCAAAGGACAAACTTTCGATGAATATCTGGCCACGAATCCGAACCGGCCGAATGAAATTCGCACCACGCTCTATGTGGCGAATGTCGGCCAGATGACCGCTGCCCAACAAAGGGTTGTCGATAAGACGCGCGAGTTGTTGGGAATTTTCTTCGGTGTTCAGGCCTTATCGCTCTCCGACATTCCGCTCGATACGGTGCCAGCGGACTATCGCCGAGTGCGTTCAGAGAGCAGGTCAGATGACCAGATTCTCACGAACTACATCCTGGAAGATATCCTCGCGCCGCGACGGCCGAAAAATGCCGTGGCCGTGCTTGGGCTGACCGCTGTAGATCTGTACCCCGGCGATGAGTGGAATTACGTCTTTGGCCAGGCCAGCTTTGACGCCCGAGTCGGCATCCATTCCTTTCATCGTTACGGCGATCCCGATGCCGGTCCCGCAGAGTTTCAGGTGTGCCTGCTACGAACGCTTAAGGTGGCATTGCACGAAAGCGGCCACATGTTCGGCTTGGAGCATTGCAGAGTTTACGAGTGTGGCATGAATGGCTCGAACCACACCGAAGAGCTCGACGGCAACGCCCTGGGCTTCTGCGTCGATTGCGAGCAAAAGCTGTGGTGGGCGTGCCACCTGCCGATTTTCGAGCGCTATCAGAAACTTCGAGAGTTCGCTGAAAGAAACGACCTCGTCGAAGCGGAGAGAATCTGGCGGGCTCATGTGCGGGCGTGCGAGCACTGA
- a CDS encoding M42 family metallopeptidase translates to MDAAPLEFFKKILETPSPSGFEQPVQELVRSYLAEFADKITTDLHGNVIAVKNPDAKVRLMFAGHCDQIGMLVQHIDAEGFIYAQTIGGWDPQVLIGQPMTVWTASGPVPAIIARKAIHLLTDEERKQVVKLKDLWIDIGAKDKEDAAKLVRIGDPVTMQLGLRPMQNDCAFATAMDDKSGLWVVVEAFRRATMRKLDIGLYCASTVQEEIGLRGAQTASYAIDSQIGIAVDVTHATDCPTVDKKQEGDVRLGGGPVIYRGPNMNPRVVDRLVEVAEKGAVPYQMAASGRATGTDANVMQVSRAGMATGLVSIPNRYMHSPVEMISLTDIDHTANLLAGFALSLKSTDDFTP, encoded by the coding sequence ATGGACGCCGCACCGCTCGAATTCTTCAAGAAAATCCTCGAAACCCCCAGCCCCTCGGGCTTTGAGCAACCGGTTCAAGAGCTTGTCCGCAGCTACCTCGCGGAGTTTGCCGACAAGATCACGACCGACCTGCACGGCAACGTCATCGCCGTGAAAAATCCCGACGCCAAGGTCCGGCTGATGTTCGCCGGGCATTGCGACCAGATCGGCATGCTCGTGCAGCACATCGACGCCGAAGGATTTATCTACGCCCAAACCATTGGCGGCTGGGACCCGCAAGTCTTGATCGGCCAGCCGATGACGGTCTGGACCGCCAGCGGCCCGGTGCCGGCCATCATCGCCCGCAAGGCCATCCACTTGCTCACCGACGAAGAGCGCAAGCAAGTCGTGAAGCTCAAGGACCTGTGGATCGACATCGGGGCCAAAGACAAGGAAGACGCTGCCAAGCTGGTCCGCATTGGCGATCCGGTCACCATGCAGCTCGGCCTGCGGCCGATGCAGAACGATTGCGCCTTTGCCACGGCGATGGACGACAAGTCGGGATTATGGGTGGTGGTCGAGGCGTTTCGCCGCGCCACGATGCGCAAGCTCGACATCGGGCTGTACTGCGCTTCGACCGTGCAGGAAGAAATCGGCCTGCGCGGTGCCCAGACGGCCAGCTACGCGATCGATTCGCAGATCGGCATCGCCGTCGACGTCACGCACGCCACCGACTGCCCAACGGTTGATAAGAAGCAGGAAGGGGACGTGCGCTTGGGCGGCGGTCCGGTGATCTACCGCGGGCCAAACATGAACCCACGCGTCGTCGACCGGCTGGTCGAGGTGGCCGAGAAGGGGGCCGTGCCGTACCAGATGGCCGCCAGCGGCCGCGCGACCGGCACCGACGCCAACGTGATGCAAGTCAGCCGCGCCGGCATGGCGACGGGCCTGGTGAGCATCCCGAACCGCTACATGCACAGCCCGGTCGAAATGATCTCGCTGACGGATATCGACCACACGGCCAACCTACTGGCCGGCTTTGCGCTGAGTTTGAAATCGACGGATGATTTCACGCCGTGA
- a CDS encoding aspartate kinase: MPLIVQKFGGTSVADSQKILAAARKAVRAQADGNRVVMVVSAMGHNTDILVDLAHEIMDHPPAREMDMLLSTGEQVSVALMAMAIESLGCQAISFTGAQIGIRTDRTHTKARIHSISTDRMRQALDDGKIVIAAGFQGIDEDGNITTLGRGGSDTTAVALAAVLEANSCEIYTDVDGVYTTDPRQLPEARRMKQVSYDEMLELASLGAGVMHSRSIEFAKKFSVPIHVRSSFSDQPGSMITERPEAVGQAVSGASLVKNEARVTLLGVPDKPGTSLALFSKIAAKNVSVDMIVQNVGAEAKADISFTVPKDELPTTLRAVEAVAAELSAEGFSQDDSVSKISVVGVGMATQTGVAERMFRALADAQVNILMITTSEIKISVLVSRDQGTTALRAVHRAFELDRPPQATDANGGHAEPARASTADDIVATLKGKIVARLQGMEDLTIDDIQLDESQARVTISGLPDQPGLAAEVFERIAAGNIFVDMIVQSLGRAGHANLSFTVPQSHLDKALKVSRETATKLGCGPVTSSPRVAKLSVSGIGMRSHTDVAIRMFRSLSQAGINVEMINTSEVRVNVVVDGAAGQKGLECLKQAFADARV, translated from the coding sequence ATGCCACTGATCGTGCAAAAATTCGGCGGCACCAGCGTCGCCGACAGTCAAAAGATTCTGGCCGCCGCGCGCAAGGCCGTTCGCGCCCAGGCCGACGGCAATCGCGTCGTGATGGTTGTCAGCGCCATGGGGCACAACACCGACATCCTGGTCGACCTGGCCCACGAGATCATGGATCATCCGCCGGCGCGCGAGATGGACATGCTCCTATCGACCGGCGAGCAGGTGAGCGTGGCCTTGATGGCCATGGCCATCGAGTCGCTGGGATGCCAGGCCATTAGCTTCACCGGGGCCCAGATCGGCATCCGCACCGACCGCACGCACACCAAGGCGCGGATTCACTCGATCTCGACCGATCGCATGCGGCAGGCGCTCGACGATGGCAAGATCGTCATCGCGGCCGGGTTCCAAGGCATCGACGAGGACGGCAACATCACGACGCTGGGCCGCGGCGGCAGCGATACCACGGCCGTGGCGCTGGCCGCGGTGCTCGAGGCCAATTCGTGCGAGATCTACACCGACGTCGATGGCGTCTACACGACCGATCCGCGACAACTGCCCGAGGCGCGGCGCATGAAGCAGGTCAGCTATGACGAAATGCTCGAGCTGGCCAGCCTGGGCGCCGGCGTCATGCACAGCCGGTCGATCGAATTCGCGAAGAAGTTCTCCGTGCCGATCCATGTGCGCAGCAGCTTCAGCGACCAGCCAGGCTCGATGATCACCGAGCGCCCCGAGGCCGTCGGGCAAGCGGTCAGCGGTGCGTCGCTCGTCAAGAACGAGGCGCGGGTCACGCTCCTGGGCGTGCCGGATAAGCCCGGCACCAGCCTGGCACTCTTCTCGAAGATCGCCGCCAAGAACGTTTCGGTCGACATGATCGTGCAGAACGTGGGGGCCGAGGCGAAAGCCGATATTTCGTTTACCGTGCCGAAGGACGAGCTGCCCACGACGCTGCGCGCCGTCGAGGCCGTGGCGGCCGAGCTGTCGGCCGAGGGGTTCAGTCAGGACGACAGCGTGTCGAAGATTTCGGTCGTCGGCGTCGGCATGGCGACCCAAACCGGCGTCGCCGAACGTATGTTCCGCGCTCTGGCCGACGCGCAGGTCAACATCCTGATGATCACCACCAGCGAAATCAAAATCTCGGTGCTGGTGAGCCGCGACCAGGGAACGACGGCGCTGCGGGCCGTACACCGGGCGTTCGAGTTGGATAGGCCTCCACAAGCGACCGATGCCAATGGCGGCCATGCCGAGCCGGCCCGCGCAAGCACGGCCGACGACATCGTGGCAACGCTGAAGGGGAAAATTGTTGCCCGGTTGCAGGGAATGGAAGACCTGACCATCGACGACATCCAGCTCGACGAGTCGCAAGCCCGGGTGACGATCAGCGGTCTTCCGGATCAGCCGGGCCTGGCGGCGGAAGTATTCGAGCGGATCGCAGCCGGCAATATCTTCGTCGATATGATCGTGCAAAGCCTGGGGCGCGCCGGGCATGCGAACCTCAGCTTCACCGTGCCGCAGTCGCACTTGGACAAGGCGCTCAAGGTCAGCCGCGAAACAGCCACGAAACTGGGCTGCGGGCCGGTCACCAGCTCGCCGCGCGTGGCCAAGCTGTCGGTGTCGGGCATCGGCATGCGCAGTCATACCGACGTCGCGATCCGCATGTTCCGCTCGCTGTCGCAAGCCGGGATCAACGTCGAAATGATCAACACGAGCGAAGTTCGCGTGAACGTTGTCGTCGACGGAGCGGCAGGTCAGAAAGGCCTGGAATGCCTGAAGCAGGCGTTCGCGGATGCACGCGTTTAA